In a single window of the Frondihabitans peucedani genome:
- a CDS encoding DUF6804 family protein, protein MPTPEKAAFLRPALAPGLLGAIALVAGASLVDTTIFVVFRYVVAILAAILCVFAFRGRAWGYLPFLAAIVVLWNPVYVIPITGKPWLILQFLAAVVFVVTAIRVRVPAPDAPAPAPGRTAARRR, encoded by the coding sequence ATGCCCACACCGGAGAAGGCCGCGTTCCTGCGCCCCGCGCTGGCTCCGGGTCTCCTCGGGGCTATCGCCCTCGTGGCGGGCGCGTCGCTCGTCGACACGACCATCTTCGTCGTGTTCCGCTACGTCGTCGCGATCCTGGCCGCCATCCTGTGCGTCTTCGCCTTCCGCGGCCGCGCCTGGGGGTATCTGCCGTTCCTGGCCGCGATCGTCGTGCTGTGGAACCCGGTCTACGTGATCCCGATCACCGGGAAGCCGTGGTTGATCCTGCAGTTCCTGGCGGCCGTCGTATTCGTGGTGACGGCGATCCGCGTGCGGGTGCCTGCTCCGGATGCTCCGGCTCCCGCGCCCGGCCGGACGGCTGCCCGCAGGCGCTAG